A single region of the Erythrobacter sp. genome encodes:
- a CDS encoding arginine N-succinyltransferase, giving the protein MTFRLRAARPQDLEHLYEMAKLTGGGFTNLPPDRAALKGKLEAAAKAFANTSDELASEQFVLVLENHETGAVRGTSQLMTQVGQRWPFYSYRLNTLTQYSKELDRTVRAEMLSLVTDLEGFSEVGGLFLHPNERAGGLGLLLARARYLFIAMHRSRFADKVLAELRGIIDERGGSPFWDGVAGRFFGMSFQEADYFNAINGNQFIADLMPKHPVYVAMLDDDARSVIGVPHPTGRAAMRMLENEGFSYEGYVDIFDGGPTMIARTDEVTSVKQSVRATVSGIDLAEGERAILATGRLETFRACYGARSLSGDEENGFTIAIDSTAADALDVGEGDEVWSVAR; this is encoded by the coding sequence GTGACCTTTCGCCTGCGCGCCGCGCGCCCCCAGGATCTCGAGCACCTCTATGAAATGGCGAAGCTGACGGGCGGAGGCTTCACCAACCTTCCGCCCGATCGAGCCGCGCTCAAGGGCAAGCTCGAGGCCGCGGCGAAAGCGTTCGCGAATACATCGGACGAACTCGCTTCCGAACAATTCGTGCTGGTGCTGGAAAACCATGAGACAGGCGCCGTGCGCGGGACCAGCCAGCTGATGACGCAGGTCGGGCAGCGCTGGCCGTTCTATTCGTACCGGCTCAACACACTGACCCAATATTCCAAGGAGCTCGACCGCACGGTGCGCGCGGAAATGCTCAGTCTCGTCACCGATCTCGAGGGCTTTTCCGAAGTCGGCGGCCTGTTCCTCCACCCCAACGAACGCGCCGGTGGGCTCGGCCTGCTGCTCGCCCGCGCGCGCTATCTGTTCATCGCGATGCACCGCTCGCGTTTCGCCGACAAGGTGCTGGCCGAACTGCGCGGGATCATCGACGAGCGCGGCGGGTCGCCCTTCTGGGACGGGGTCGCGGGGCGTTTCTTCGGGATGAGCTTCCAGGAAGCGGACTATTTCAACGCGATCAACGGCAACCAGTTCATCGCCGATCTCATGCCCAAGCACCCGGTCTATGTCGCCATGCTCGACGACGATGCGAGAAGCGTCATCGGCGTGCCCCATCCGACCGGGCGCGCGGCGATGCGGATGCTCGAGAACGAAGGCTTCAGCTACGAAGGCTATGTCGACATCTTCGACGGCGGCCCGACGATGATCGCGCGCACCGACGAGGTGACGAGCGTCAAGCAGAGCGTGCGCGCGACGGTGAGCGGGATCGATCTTGCCGAGGGCGAACGCGCGATCCTCGCGACCGGTCGGCTCGAAACCTTCCGCGCCTGCTATGGCGCTCGGTCGCTGTCGGGCGACGAGGAAAACGGCTTCACCATCGCGATCGACAGCACCGCGGCAGACGCGCTCGATGTGGGCGAAGGCGACGAGGTATGGAGCGTCGCGCGATGA
- a CDS encoding hydrolase produces the protein MDTRPAPAIDAAAMLEQVKAWSAINTGTGNLDGLARQADALAEAFSVLPGSVELVDPAPVIAIAADGSEYEKANGRHLVVRVRPGANRRIVLTGHMDTVFPPDHPFQQQRWLDDHTLNGPGVADMKGGIAVMLHALLAFEQRPAASSLGYDVLINSDEETGSLASADLIAELAAGKLAALTYEPAALPDGTLAHERGGTGNYSITLKGRSAHAGRNPEDGRNALVAAADLILRLKRLEREDITVNPAKLEGGGPNNVVPGHALLRFNIRPKSTAAMEGFDTALDGVLDEIATVHEVAVHRHGGVTRPPKPVDARAQALFDLVRQCGAELGQDIGWKSTGGVCDGNNIAACGVPVVDTMGVRGGAIHSSDEYLIVPSLAERAALSARVIERLAEGALAEHGAGKGEPK, from the coding sequence ATGGATACCCGCCCCGCCCCCGCGATCGATGCCGCCGCCATGCTCGAACAGGTCAAGGCGTGGAGCGCGATCAACACCGGCACCGGCAACCTCGACGGGCTCGCCCGGCAGGCCGACGCCCTGGCCGAGGCGTTTTCCGTCCTGCCCGGCTCGGTCGAACTGGTCGATCCCGCCCCCGTCATCGCCATCGCCGCCGACGGCAGCGAATACGAGAAGGCGAATGGGAGACACCTCGTCGTCCGCGTGAGGCCCGGCGCGAACCGGCGGATCGTGCTGACCGGCCACATGGACACGGTCTTCCCGCCCGACCATCCCTTTCAGCAGCAGCGCTGGCTCGACGATCATACCCTGAACGGTCCCGGCGTTGCCGACATGAAGGGCGGCATCGCGGTCATGCTCCACGCGCTGCTGGCGTTCGAGCAGCGCCCTGCGGCGTCCAGCCTCGGCTACGATGTGCTGATCAATTCGGACGAGGAGACAGGCTCGCTCGCCAGCGCCGACCTCATCGCCGAGCTCGCCGCAGGCAAGCTAGCCGCGCTCACCTATGAACCCGCTGCACTCCCCGACGGGACGCTGGCGCATGAACGCGGGGGGACCGGCAATTACTCGATCACGCTCAAGGGGCGCTCCGCTCATGCCGGGCGCAATCCCGAAGACGGGCGCAATGCGCTGGTCGCCGCGGCCGACCTTATCCTGCGGCTGAAGCGACTCGAGCGTGAGGATATTACCGTGAACCCTGCCAAGCTCGAAGGCGGCGGGCCGAACAACGTCGTGCCCGGCCATGCCCTGCTGCGCTTCAACATCCGCCCGAAATCGACTGCGGCGATGGAGGGCTTCGACACGGCGCTCGACGGCGTTCTCGATGAAATCGCCACCGTGCACGAAGTCGCGGTCCATCGTCATGGCGGCGTGACCCGCCCGCCCAAGCCGGTCGATGCGCGCGCGCAGGCGCTGTTCGACCTCGTGCGCCAATGCGGCGCGGAGCTGGGCCAGGACATCGGCTGGAAATCGACCGGCGGCGTGTGCGACGGCAACAACATCGCCGCCTGCGGCGTGCCGGTCGTCGACACGATGGGCGTGCGCGGGGGCGCGATCCATTCATCGGACGAATACCTCATCGTCCCCAGCCTTGCCGAACGCGCCGCGCTTTCCGCGCGCGTCATCGAACGGCTTGCCGAGGGCGCGCTGGCCGAGCATGGGGCGGGCAAAGGAGAACCGAAGTGA
- a CDS encoding malate synthase G, whose protein sequence is MAEMIDRAGLSVDGRLADFIEREVLGPLGRDTEAFWEGFAKLLADFAPRNATLLEKREDLQRRIDAWHEERRGQPHDAATYRAFLEEIGYLVPEPGDFSVTTQNVDPEIATMAGPQLVVPILNARFLLNAANARWGSLYDAFYGTDALDAPPPRPGGYDEERGAAVIARGRQFLDATFPLKTGSWSEIAGPDDIELVDETQAVGTTEKGLLFVNNGLHVEIVFDPETPVGKSDTAGISDIVIESALTTIADCEDSVAAVDGEDKLLAYSNWLGVIRGDLEESFEKGGKTLTRKLAGDKTYTAPDGSTHSLPGRSLLFVRNVGHLMTNPAIRLPDGSEIPEGLMDAVFTSAISTLDVEGHAKYGNSRRGSIYIVKPKMHGPEECAFTNDLFDRVEDLLGLARHTIKVGVMDEERRTSANLAACIHAVKDRIVFINTGFLDRTGDEIHTSMKAGPMMRKGAMKGSAWLQAYEARNVAIGLRHGLSGKAQIGKGMWAAPDMMADMMEQKIGHLRAGANTAWVPSPTAATLHALHYHAENVFEIQATLPEAPSLDALLTIPLAENTNWPEDELREELDNNCQGLLGYVVRWIDQGVGCSKVPDINDVGLMEDRATLRISSQHIANWLHHGVVSEEMVMDSLHRMAAKVDAQNANDPLYRPLIGNEDGPAFSAAKDLIFKGVEQPSGYTEPLLHHWRQVAKAD, encoded by the coding sequence ATGGCAGAAATGATCGATCGCGCGGGCCTTTCCGTGGACGGCAGGCTGGCGGATTTCATCGAGCGCGAAGTGCTGGGCCCGCTGGGGCGCGACACCGAGGCGTTCTGGGAAGGCTTTGCCAAGCTGCTCGCCGATTTCGCGCCGCGAAACGCCACGCTCCTCGAAAAGCGCGAAGACCTGCAGCGCCGGATCGATGCCTGGCACGAAGAGCGGCGCGGCCAGCCGCATGATGCGGCGACATACCGCGCCTTCCTCGAGGAGATCGGCTACCTCGTCCCCGAGCCGGGCGACTTTTCCGTCACGACGCAGAACGTCGATCCCGAGATCGCCACGATGGCGGGCCCGCAGCTGGTCGTCCCGATCCTCAATGCGCGCTTCCTGCTGAACGCGGCGAATGCGCGCTGGGGGAGCCTGTACGATGCCTTCTACGGCACCGACGCGCTCGATGCGCCGCCACCAAGGCCCGGTGGCTACGACGAGGAGCGCGGCGCGGCGGTGATCGCGCGGGGGCGGCAGTTCCTTGACGCGACCTTCCCGCTCAAAACTGGCAGCTGGAGCGAAATCGCCGGGCCCGACGACATCGAGCTGGTCGATGAAACACAGGCCGTCGGCACGACCGAAAAGGGCTTGCTGTTCGTCAACAACGGCCTCCACGTCGAAATCGTGTTCGATCCCGAAACGCCCGTCGGCAAATCCGACACGGCGGGCATTTCCGACATCGTGATCGAAAGCGCGCTCACCACCATCGCCGATTGCGAGGATTCGGTCGCGGCCGTCGACGGGGAGGACAAGCTGCTCGCCTATTCGAACTGGCTCGGCGTGATCCGCGGCGATCTTGAGGAAAGCTTCGAGAAGGGCGGGAAAACGCTCACTCGCAAGCTTGCAGGCGACAAGACCTATACTGCGCCGGACGGCTCGACGCACAGCCTGCCGGGGCGCAGCCTGCTGTTCGTGCGCAATGTCGGCCACCTGATGACCAATCCGGCGATCCGCCTGCCCGACGGCTCCGAGATCCCCGAGGGCCTGATGGACGCGGTCTTCACCAGCGCGATCTCCACGCTGGATGTCGAGGGCCATGCGAAATACGGCAACAGCCGCCGGGGCAGCATTTACATCGTCAAGCCCAAGATGCACGGGCCGGAGGAATGCGCCTTCACCAACGACCTGTTCGACCGCGTCGAGGACCTGCTCGGCCTCGCGCGCCACACGATCAAGGTCGGGGTGATGGACGAGGAGCGCCGCACCAGCGCGAACCTTGCCGCCTGCATCCACGCGGTGAAGGACCGCATCGTCTTCATCAACACCGGCTTCCTCGACCGCACCGGGGACGAAATCCACACCTCGATGAAGGCCGGGCCGATGATGCGGAAAGGCGCGATGAAGGGCTCGGCCTGGCTCCAAGCCTACGAGGCGCGCAATGTCGCGATCGGGCTGCGCCACGGCCTTTCGGGCAAGGCGCAGATCGGCAAGGGGATGTGGGCCGCGCCCGACATGATGGCCGACATGATGGAGCAGAAGATCGGTCATCTGCGCGCGGGCGCGAACACGGCCTGGGTTCCCTCGCCCACCGCCGCGACCCTCCACGCGCTGCATTACCATGCCGAGAATGTGTTCGAGATCCAGGCGACGCTGCCTGAGGCTCCGAGCCTCGACGCGCTCCTGACCATCCCGCTAGCCGAAAACACGAATTGGCCCGAGGACGAGCTGCGCGAGGAGCTCGACAACAACTGCCAGGGCCTGCTCGGCTATGTCGTGCGCTGGATCGACCAGGGCGTGGGCTGTTCCAAGGTGCCGGACATCAACGATGTCGGCCTGATGGAGGACCGCGCGACCCTGCGCATTTCCTCGCAGCATATCGCCAACTGGCTCCACCACGGCGTCGTCAGCGAGGAGATGGTGATGGATTCGCTCCATCGAATGGCCGCCAAGGTCGACGCGCAGAACGCGAACGACCCGCTCTATCGCCCTCTCATCGGCAATGAGGACGGCCCAGCGTTCAGCGCGGCGAAGGACCTGATATTCAAGGGGGTGGAGCAGCCCTCGGGCTATACCGAGCCCCTGCTGCACCACTGGCGGCAGGTCGCCAAGGCGGATTGA
- a CDS encoding ion channel, translated as MTQAELHVLGLGIALLFAFGGIHLAGLEGIRWAKPKRHRHSPLGLLLTFWGLALLHILEIGIAAGAIAWLLGDPAYGMLSDGVNGSDAADLLYFAGISFSTLGYTGMDAHGPIRLMVMMLSLSGFMLITWSATFIYTIWGETFRQ; from the coding sequence ATGACACAAGCGGAACTTCACGTCCTGGGCTTGGGCATCGCCCTGCTCTTCGCGTTCGGCGGGATCCATCTCGCCGGGCTCGAAGGCATCCGCTGGGCCAAGCCCAAGCGCCACCGGCACAGCCCGCTCGGCCTGTTGCTGACCTTCTGGGGATTGGCGCTGCTGCATATCCTCGAAATCGGCATCGCCGCGGGCGCGATCGCCTGGCTGCTGGGCGATCCGGCCTACGGGATGCTGAGCGACGGGGTGAACGGCAGCGACGCCGCCGACCTGCTCTATTTCGCCGGGATCAGCTTTTCCACGCTCGGCTATACCGGGATGGACGCGCATGGGCCGATCCGGCTGATGGTGATGATGCTTTCGCTGTCGGGCTTCATGCTCATCACCTGGTCGGCGACTTTCATCTACACCATCTGGGGCGAGACCTTCAGGCAGTAA
- the rsmA gene encoding 16S rRNA (adenine(1518)-N(6)/adenine(1519)-N(6))-dimethyltransferase RsmA, with protein sequence MTTLPPIREVIARHGLSASKALGQNFLMDEQLLARIAAIPGDLAGKAVLEVGPGPGGLTRALLRAGARVTAIEMDRRCLPALAELSEAFPGQLTVIEGDAMKLDHGEVMDGEPFAVLSNLPYNVGTALFVKWLSGEGWPPAWTSLTLMFQREVAERIVAAPGTSAYGRLAVLAQWRAEARLAMKVHRSAFTPPPKVMSAVVHVTPFEMPAGVSARMIERLTEAAFGQRRKMLRQSLKGVPGALDALGRLGIDETRRAETVSVAEFVALARALTA encoded by the coding sequence ATGACCACCCTCCCCCCGATCCGGGAGGTCATCGCCCGACACGGATTGTCGGCTTCCAAGGCGCTGGGACAGAACTTCCTCATGGACGAGCAATTGCTCGCCCGAATCGCCGCTATACCCGGCGATCTTGCGGGTAAGGCCGTGCTCGAGGTCGGCCCCGGTCCCGGCGGGCTCACCCGCGCGCTGCTGCGCGCCGGTGCCCGCGTCACCGCGATCGAGATGGACCGACGCTGCCTGCCCGCTCTCGCAGAACTCAGCGAAGCCTTTCCGGGGCAACTGACCGTCATCGAAGGCGATGCGATGAAGCTCGACCACGGCGAGGTCATGGACGGCGAACCCTTCGCCGTGCTGTCCAACCTGCCCTATAATGTCGGCACGGCGCTGTTCGTCAAATGGCTGTCGGGCGAGGGCTGGCCGCCCGCATGGACCTCGCTCACGCTGATGTTCCAGCGCGAGGTGGCCGAACGGATCGTCGCCGCGCCGGGCACCAGCGCCTATGGCCGCCTCGCTGTGCTAGCGCAGTGGCGCGCCGAGGCCCGCCTCGCGATGAAGGTTCACCGCAGCGCCTTCACCCCGCCGCCCAAGGTGATGAGCGCGGTGGTCCACGTGACGCCCTTTGAAATGCCCGCAGGTGTCTCGGCGCGCATGATCGAACGCCTCACCGAAGCCGCCTTCGGCCAGCGGCGCAAGATGCTGCGACAGAGCCTCAAGGGCGTCCCCGGCGCGCTCGATGCGCTGGGCCGCCTCGGCATCGACGAAACGCGCCGCGCCGAAACCGTCAGCGTCGCCGAATTCGTCGCTCTAGCCCGCGCTCTTACTGCCTGA